From the Nocardiopsis changdeensis genome, one window contains:
- a CDS encoding UPF0182 family protein, protein MVVIIAGLMFAANFWTDFMWFQSVGFTSVFLTELWTRVLLFAVAAVVMAVIVGASIFFAYRARPGIRPMSLEQQGLDRYRQSIDPHRKLFFWIAVGALALLSGAAASGDWRSYLQFVNGVDFGVTDPEFGMDVAFFAFVYPFLRILLGYLYAAVILAFIAAVIVHYLYGGVRLQNDTGQRATPAARVHLSVLLGLFVLLRAGSYWLDRYGLVFSERGYTFGASYTDVNAVKTALTILTVISVICALLFFANIYFKNTMVPVASLGLLVLSAVIVGVAYPEIVQRFQVSPNEQRLESPYIQRNIDSTRAAYDIEDAQVEPYDATTELSAEDLVQEAQGTTVRLADPAVVSQTFQQMQQVRGFYQFPEVLEVDRYPDSEGNLIDTIVAVRELDGPPSDQDNWLNRHLIYTHGFGFVAAAGTQIDAEGRPVFTEYNIPPRGELSDVVGDYQERVYYGREGAEYVIVQAEEEYDYPLDEEGATPEVSTPEDAVEPEVSPSADDAQAPADADAEAADEEAPAEDGTTEEEAGSSAGSQQYNRYDGSGGVQLDSFFERILYAIKYQEPNILLNSAITGDSRILYERDPLDRVEKVAPFLTVDSRPYPAVVDGKIVWIVDAYTTSNNYPYANRIDFTQAVTDTFTDGSLTQVSALPGNQVNYIRNSVKATVDAYDGTVTLYAWDEEDPVLQTWMGAFPGTVQSRDDMSEELIDHLRYPDDLFKVQREIMREYHVTDPAAYYGGQDFWAVPNDPTGATERPESPYRQTIQYPGEEEASFSLTSTFVPRGRENLAAFMAVNSDPRSEDYGQLKLLELPRSTVIFGPGQVQNAFDADANVREVLLPLEQSNAEVTRGNLLTLPFAGGLLYVEPLYVQAGGGGAASFPLLQQVMVGFGEEVAIGSNLPDALSNLFDGAEAPPPAEGEEEAPQEETPDSEAGSGGDQDLTESLNEAVEAWEEAQDNQEEANERLREALEGIEEALAEQEGGN, encoded by the coding sequence GTGGTCGTCATCATCGCGGGGTTGATGTTCGCCGCGAACTTCTGGACCGACTTCATGTGGTTCCAGTCCGTCGGCTTCACCTCGGTCTTCCTGACCGAACTCTGGACACGGGTGCTGCTGTTCGCCGTGGCCGCGGTGGTGATGGCCGTCATCGTCGGCGCCAGCATCTTCTTCGCCTACCGGGCGCGCCCCGGAATCCGGCCGATGAGCCTCGAACAGCAGGGCCTGGACCGCTACCGGCAGTCCATCGACCCGCACCGCAAGCTGTTCTTCTGGATCGCCGTGGGCGCCCTCGCCCTGCTCTCCGGCGCCGCGGCCAGCGGTGACTGGCGGTCCTACCTGCAGTTCGTCAACGGCGTGGACTTCGGGGTGACCGACCCCGAGTTCGGGATGGACGTCGCGTTCTTCGCGTTCGTCTACCCCTTCCTGAGGATCCTGCTCGGCTACCTCTACGCCGCCGTGATCCTGGCCTTCATCGCCGCGGTCATCGTCCACTACCTGTACGGCGGCGTCCGCCTCCAGAACGACACCGGTCAGCGCGCCACCCCCGCGGCCCGGGTGCACCTGTCGGTGCTGCTCGGCCTCTTCGTGCTGCTGCGCGCCGGGTCGTACTGGCTGGACCGGTACGGTCTGGTGTTCTCCGAGCGCGGCTACACCTTCGGCGCCTCCTACACCGACGTGAACGCGGTCAAGACCGCCCTGACGATCCTCACCGTCATCTCGGTCATCTGCGCTCTGCTGTTCTTCGCGAACATCTACTTCAAGAACACCATGGTCCCGGTGGCCAGCCTCGGCCTGCTGGTGCTGTCCGCCGTGATCGTCGGCGTCGCCTACCCCGAGATCGTCCAGCGCTTCCAGGTCAGCCCCAACGAGCAGCGCCTGGAGAGCCCGTACATCCAGCGCAACATCGACTCCACGCGGGCGGCGTACGACATCGAGGACGCCCAGGTGGAGCCCTACGACGCCACCACCGAGCTGAGCGCCGAGGACCTGGTCCAGGAGGCGCAGGGCACCACGGTCCGGCTGGCCGACCCCGCCGTGGTCTCGCAGACCTTCCAGCAGATGCAGCAGGTCCGCGGCTTCTACCAGTTCCCCGAGGTGCTGGAGGTCGACCGCTACCCGGACAGCGAGGGCAACCTGATCGACACGATCGTCGCCGTCCGCGAGCTCGACGGTCCCCCCTCGGACCAGGACAACTGGCTCAACCGGCACCTGATCTACACCCACGGCTTCGGCTTCGTCGCGGCCGCGGGCACCCAGATCGACGCCGAGGGCCGCCCGGTCTTCACCGAGTACAACATCCCGCCGCGGGGCGAGCTCAGCGACGTCGTCGGCGACTACCAGGAGCGCGTCTACTACGGCCGGGAGGGCGCCGAGTACGTCATCGTCCAGGCCGAGGAGGAGTACGACTACCCCCTCGACGAGGAGGGCGCGACCCCCGAGGTCTCCACCCCGGAGGACGCGGTCGAGCCCGAGGTGAGCCCGAGCGCGGACGACGCCCAGGCGCCGGCCGACGCCGACGCCGAGGCCGCCGACGAGGAGGCCCCGGCCGAGGACGGGACCACCGAGGAGGAGGCCGGCTCCTCCGCCGGCTCGCAGCAGTACAACCGCTACGACGGCAGCGGCGGCGTGCAGCTGGACTCGTTCTTCGAGCGGATCCTGTACGCGATCAAGTACCAGGAGCCCAACATCCTGCTCAACAGCGCGATCACCGGCGACTCGCGCATCCTGTACGAGCGGGACCCGCTGGACCGGGTCGAGAAGGTCGCGCCGTTCCTCACCGTGGACAGCCGCCCCTACCCGGCGGTCGTCGACGGCAAGATCGTGTGGATCGTGGACGCCTACACCACGTCCAACAACTACCCGTACGCGAACCGGATCGACTTCACCCAGGCGGTGACCGACACGTTCACGGACGGGTCGCTCACCCAGGTCAGCGCGCTCCCGGGCAACCAGGTCAACTACATCCGCAACTCGGTCAAGGCCACCGTGGACGCCTACGACGGCACGGTCACGCTGTACGCCTGGGACGAGGAGGACCCGGTCCTGCAGACGTGGATGGGCGCCTTCCCCGGCACCGTCCAGAGCCGGGACGACATGAGCGAAGAGCTCATCGACCACCTCCGCTACCCGGACGACCTGTTCAAGGTGCAGCGCGAGATCATGCGCGAGTACCACGTGACCGACCCGGCGGCCTACTACGGCGGCCAGGACTTCTGGGCGGTGCCCAACGACCCGACCGGCGCCACCGAGCGTCCCGAGTCGCCCTACCGCCAGACCATCCAGTACCCGGGCGAGGAGGAGGCCAGCTTCTCGCTGACCAGCACCTTCGTGCCCCGGGGCCGGGAGAACCTGGCGGCGTTCATGGCCGTCAACAGCGACCCGCGCTCGGAGGACTACGGGCAGCTGAAGCTGCTGGAGCTGCCGCGCAGCACCGTCATCTTCGGCCCCGGGCAGGTCCAGAACGCGTTCGACGCCGACGCCAACGTCCGCGAGGTGCTGCTCCCGCTGGAGCAGTCCAACGCCGAGGTGACCAGGGGCAACCTGCTCACCCTGCCGTTCGCGGGCGGTCTGCTCTACGTCGAGCCGCTGTACGTGCAGGCGGGCGGCGGCGGTGCCGCGTCCTTCCCGCTGCTGCAGCAGGTCATGGTCGGCTTCGGCGAGGAGGTCGCCATCGGCAGCAACCTCCCCGACGCGCTGAGCAACCTGTTCGACGGGGCGGAGGCCCCGCCGCCGGCCGAGGGCGAGGAGGAGGCCCCGCAGGAGGAGACGCCCGACTCCGAGGCCGGCTCCGGCGGCGACCAGGACCTCACCGAATCCCTCAACGAGGCGGTGGAGGCCTGGGAGGAGGCCCAGGACAACCAGGAGGAGGCGAACGAACGCCTGCGCGAGGCCCTGGAGGGCATCGAGGAGGCGCTCGCAGAGCAGGAGGGCGGCAACTAG
- a CDS encoding TetR/AcrR family transcriptional regulator, whose translation MDTRQGGSVRERLMDAAYAEVVSGGWAERRMADIAAAAQVSRQTLYNVFGSKEGLLQDVVVREVNALLDEVMRVLAAEHGDPAHTVSRTARLILDTARGNPLLHAVVTGDRELLPVLTTRSEPLLEVLGERIAASLRDHRPGLDRALAEAVADVGVRLTVSYALQPIDPAEAARRIETVTHGMLLVGHREEC comes from the coding sequence ATGGATACCAGACAGGGCGGATCGGTCCGCGAGCGGCTGATGGACGCCGCCTACGCCGAGGTCGTCTCCGGCGGGTGGGCCGAGCGGCGGATGGCCGACATCGCGGCCGCGGCCCAGGTGTCCCGCCAGACCCTGTACAACGTGTTCGGCAGCAAGGAGGGGCTGCTCCAGGACGTCGTGGTGCGCGAGGTCAACGCCCTGCTGGACGAGGTGATGCGGGTCCTGGCCGCCGAGCACGGCGATCCGGCCCACACCGTGAGCCGGACCGCCCGCCTGATCCTCGACACCGCGCGCGGCAACCCCCTGCTGCACGCGGTGGTCACCGGCGACCGCGAACTGCTCCCGGTGCTGACCACGCGTTCGGAGCCGCTGCTGGAGGTGCTCGGCGAGCGCATCGCCGCCTCCCTGCGCGATCACCGACCCGGCCTCGACCGGGCCCTGGCCGAGGCGGTCGCCGACGTCGGCGTGCGGCTCACCGTGTCGTACGCGCTCCAGCCCATCGACCCCGCCGAGGCGGCCCGCCGGATCGAGACGGTGACCCACGGGATGCTGCTGGTCGGCCACCGGGAGGAGTGTTGA
- a CDS encoding DUF2087 domain-containing protein, with protein MTGKEPARARITAIPVRRPERLAVLDRVARAFEPGVRYTESQVNDVIGGFSADVPALRRGLVDEGFLEHDRVHYWRCGGTVDL; from the coding sequence TTGACCGGGAAGGAGCCCGCCCGGGCCCGGATCACGGCCATCCCGGTGCGCAGACCCGAGCGGCTGGCCGTGCTGGACCGGGTGGCCCGCGCGTTCGAACCCGGCGTGCGCTACACCGAGTCGCAGGTCAACGACGTCATCGGCGGTTTCAGCGCCGACGTCCCCGCGCTGCGCCGCGGCCTGGTGGACGAGGGCTTCCTGGAGCACGACCGCGTCCACTACTGGCGCTGCGGCGGCACCGTCGACCTGTGA
- the hisN gene encoding histidinol-phosphatase, protein MASFDDDLRLAHVLADAADDIALKRFRALDLVVDTKPDLTPVTEADRLVEETLRGVLSRARPRDAVVGEEYGKSGNSNRVWVIDPIDGTKNYVRGVPVWATLIALLEGDRPVVGVVSAPALFRRWWASLGGGAWQGRSLSKASRCHVSKVSELSDASLSFSSLSGWEEQGRLESFLGLTRSVWRTRAYGDFWSHVMVAEGVVDIAAEPELSLWDAAPLPIILEEAGGRATSLRGDSFADGGPLVCTNGILHDQALTWLNGGPTPLRSV, encoded by the coding sequence ATGGCGTCCTTTGACGATGATCTGCGGCTGGCCCACGTGCTCGCCGACGCTGCCGACGACATCGCGCTGAAGCGTTTCCGTGCGTTGGACCTGGTGGTCGACACCAAACCCGACCTGACCCCGGTGACCGAGGCCGACCGCCTGGTCGAGGAGACGCTCCGCGGTGTCCTGTCGCGCGCCCGCCCCCGGGACGCCGTGGTGGGCGAGGAGTACGGCAAGAGCGGCAACAGCAACCGCGTGTGGGTGATCGACCCCATCGACGGCACCAAGAACTACGTGCGCGGTGTCCCGGTGTGGGCGACGCTCATCGCCCTGCTGGAGGGCGACCGGCCGGTGGTCGGCGTGGTCTCGGCCCCGGCGCTGTTCCGGCGCTGGTGGGCGTCCCTGGGCGGGGGCGCGTGGCAGGGCCGGAGCCTGTCCAAGGCCTCGCGCTGCCACGTGTCGAAGGTGTCGGAGCTGTCCGACGCCTCCCTGAGCTTCTCGTCCCTGAGCGGCTGGGAGGAGCAGGGGCGGCTGGAGTCGTTCCTGGGCCTGACCCGGTCGGTGTGGCGGACCCGCGCCTACGGCGACTTCTGGTCGCACGTGATGGTGGCCGAGGGCGTGGTGGACATCGCCGCCGAGCCGGAGCTGTCGCTGTGGGACGCCGCGCCCCTGCCGATCATCCTGGAGGAGGCCGGCGGGCGGGCCACGAGCCTGCGCGGCGACTCGTTCGCCGACGGCGGGCCGCTGGTGTGCACCAACGGGATCCTGCACGACCAGGCGCTGACCTGGCTGAACGGCGGGCCGACGCCGCTGCGCTCCGTCTGA
- a CDS encoding ABC transporter permease — MLRSLVAGILLAFAGSRANIARTILSCAGIVVGVGSLIAVVTAGDFGQRFATAYSEANAGRAATLSVSSWDTEITDVRAFEEDLVRAGGVDVSIYKMVEGVSMRSGEQGIPDVEIRAVDVSLGDIRRMTMSQGRWFTEADAESLAPVLVVNESLAADMEDITRVQIGTDHWMDVRVVGVSSSSALDGGWYTAFLLRAPASEELIYGEPVETSEDGATAPISIRDPEYSVRIDPSDPAATDPWGEVFTERLLSASDRWGEVRQDSLMAYRADYAEEVNQVIGYLSIGLIGIAAITLTTGLLGVLNVGLVTVRERRRELATYRALGATRFTLFVAVVMESVVVSLVAGVIALLGCWALVAAGGAIAASFIELPPDVPIAIPPTAVLVGLGSAAGVGLLAGVIPALRALRSSVVAGLRE; from the coding sequence ATGCTGCGTTCCCTCGTGGCCGGGATACTGCTCGCCTTCGCCGGTTCCCGCGCCAACATCGCCAGGACGATCCTGTCCTGCGCCGGCATCGTCGTCGGCGTCGGCTCGCTGATCGCCGTGGTCACCGCGGGCGACTTCGGGCAGCGGTTCGCCACCGCCTACAGCGAGGCCAACGCCGGACGCGCCGCGACCCTGAGCGTCTCCAGCTGGGACACCGAGATCACCGACGTGCGGGCCTTCGAGGAGGACCTGGTCCGCGCCGGCGGCGTGGACGTGTCGATCTACAAGATGGTCGAGGGCGTCTCCATGCGCTCCGGGGAGCAGGGCATCCCCGACGTGGAGATCCGGGCCGTGGACGTCTCCCTCGGCGACATCCGCCGGATGACCATGTCCCAGGGCCGCTGGTTCACCGAGGCCGACGCCGAGTCGCTGGCCCCCGTGCTGGTGGTCAACGAGAGCCTGGCCGCGGACATGGAGGACATCACCCGGGTGCAGATCGGCACCGACCACTGGATGGACGTCCGCGTGGTCGGCGTCTCCTCCAGCTCGGCCCTGGACGGCGGCTGGTACACCGCCTTCCTGCTGCGCGCGCCCGCCAGCGAGGAGCTGATCTACGGCGAGCCCGTCGAGACCTCCGAGGACGGCGCCACCGCGCCGATCTCGATCCGGGACCCCGAGTACAGCGTCCGGATCGACCCCTCCGACCCGGCCGCGACCGACCCCTGGGGCGAGGTCTTCACCGAACGCCTGCTGTCGGCCTCCGACCGCTGGGGCGAGGTGCGCCAGGACTCGCTCATGGCCTACCGGGCGGACTACGCCGAAGAGGTCAACCAGGTGATCGGGTACCTGTCGATCGGGCTCATCGGCATCGCCGCCATCACGCTCACCACGGGTCTGCTCGGCGTCCTCAACGTCGGCCTGGTCACCGTGCGCGAGCGCAGGCGCGAACTGGCCACCTACCGGGCCCTGGGCGCGACCAGGTTCACCCTGTTCGTCGCCGTCGTGATGGAGTCCGTCGTGGTGTCGCTGGTCGCCGGCGTCATCGCCCTGCTCGGCTGCTGGGCCCTGGTCGCCGCGGGCGGCGCGATCGCCGCCTCGTTCATCGAACTGCCCCCCGACGTACCCATCGCCATCCCGCCGACCGCCGTCCTGGTCGGCCTGGGCAGCGCCGCCGGTGTCGGCCTGCTCGCCGGAGTCATCCCCGCCCTGCGGGCACTGCGCTCGTCCGTCGTCGCCGGACTGCGGGAATAG
- a CDS encoding ABC transporter ATP-binding protein, giving the protein MVSGTRIDVLHDCTFDVYRGEVVAIIGQSGSGKSTLLSLLGLLDKPSGGEYTFDGRATSRLGEGPRSRLRGEGIGFVFQQFHLLERRTAMANVGVPLVLAGMPALRRRGRARELLEAVGLGHRLHSKPHQLSGGEQQRVALARALSRDPALILADEPTGALDAGSSRMIMDQLLEQARIRDSAVVVVTHDPKVAERADRVVELVEGRTR; this is encoded by the coding sequence ATGGTGTCGGGGACCCGGATCGACGTCCTGCACGACTGCACGTTCGACGTGTACCGGGGCGAGGTCGTCGCGATCATCGGCCAGTCCGGTTCGGGCAAGTCGACCCTGCTCAGCCTGCTCGGACTGCTGGACAAGCCGAGCGGCGGCGAGTACACGTTCGACGGGCGGGCGACCAGCCGGCTGGGCGAGGGCCCGCGCTCGCGGCTGCGCGGCGAGGGCATCGGGTTCGTGTTCCAGCAGTTCCACCTGCTGGAGCGGCGGACCGCGATGGCCAACGTGGGCGTGCCCCTGGTGCTGGCGGGGATGCCCGCGCTGCGCCGCCGGGGCCGGGCCCGCGAGCTGTTGGAGGCGGTGGGGCTGGGGCACCGGCTCCACTCCAAGCCGCACCAGCTCTCCGGCGGCGAGCAGCAGCGTGTGGCCCTGGCGCGGGCGCTCAGCCGCGACCCCGCCCTGATCCTCGCCGACGAGCCCACGGGCGCCCTGGACGCCGGCAGCAGCCGGATGATCATGGACCAGCTGCTGGAGCAGGCCCGGATCCGCGACTCGGCGGTGGTCGTGGTGACCCACGACCCCAAGGTCGCCGAGCGCGCCGACCGCGTGGTGGAGCTCGTGGAGGGCCGCACCCGCTGA
- a CDS encoding HlyD family efflux transporter periplasmic adaptor subunit, translated as MKKWIIIGSVALLLVVAVAGGGYFLLNRLGGSGEELPMEGAVDVGGVPYPVELGTIDSVMVLDATVQAEPGRSVKAQKGGQVVHLWVTDGATVEEGAPILNVKYTEEPAPGTGTGEGEAPAEPVTREVSLYAPVDGKVTGLADVQVGDVLEPGAVVATVAPDIYRAVATIPANDLYRFYEEPDDILLEITNGPPPTQCDFLSLGAAEAGGGGEEQPETDEFGFPMEGGDTGGGSGGELACRVPSDVQVFEGVQGKLSISTGKVEDVVVVPMTAVRGTTGEGEVIVVAEDGTEEARPVELGISDGSFIEVVSGLEVGEQVMDPIPLDPRFDVPGADDGVEEEFMVEGEGM; from the coding sequence GTGAAGAAGTGGATCATCATCGGCTCGGTGGCGCTGCTGCTCGTGGTCGCGGTCGCCGGCGGCGGGTACTTCCTGCTCAACCGGCTGGGCGGTTCCGGCGAGGAGCTCCCGATGGAGGGCGCCGTCGACGTGGGGGGCGTCCCCTACCCCGTCGAGCTGGGCACCATCGACTCCGTCATGGTGCTGGACGCCACCGTGCAGGCCGAGCCCGGCAGGAGTGTCAAGGCCCAGAAGGGCGGCCAGGTCGTCCACCTGTGGGTGACCGACGGCGCCACGGTGGAGGAGGGCGCGCCCATCCTCAACGTGAAGTACACCGAGGAGCCCGCCCCGGGCACCGGCACCGGTGAGGGCGAGGCCCCGGCCGAGCCGGTGACCCGCGAGGTCAGCCTCTACGCGCCGGTCGACGGCAAGGTGACCGGCCTGGCCGACGTCCAGGTCGGCGACGTCTTGGAGCCGGGGGCCGTGGTCGCCACCGTCGCCCCGGACATCTACCGGGCCGTCGCCACGATCCCCGCCAACGACCTGTACCGGTTCTACGAGGAGCCCGACGACATCCTCCTGGAGATCACGAACGGCCCGCCGCCCACCCAGTGCGACTTCCTGTCGCTGGGCGCCGCCGAGGCCGGCGGTGGCGGCGAGGAGCAGCCCGAGACCGACGAGTTCGGCTTCCCGATGGAGGGCGGCGACACCGGCGGCGGCTCCGGCGGCGAGCTGGCCTGCCGGGTGCCCTCCGACGTCCAGGTGTTCGAGGGCGTCCAGGGCAAGCTGTCGATCAGCACCGGCAAGGTCGAGGACGTCGTGGTCGTGCCCATGACGGCGGTGCGCGGCACCACCGGCGAGGGCGAGGTCATCGTCGTCGCCGAGGACGGCACCGAGGAGGCCCGCCCGGTGGAGCTGGGCATCTCCGACGGCTCGTTCATCGAGGTCGTCTCCGGCCTGGAGGTCGGGGAGCAGGTCATGGACCCGATCCCGCTCGACCCGCGCTTCGACGTGCCCGGTGCCGACGACGGGGTCGAAGAGGAGTTCATGGTCGAAGGGGAGGGGATGTAG